One Raphanus sativus cultivar WK10039 unplaced genomic scaffold, ASM80110v3 Scaffold0908, whole genome shotgun sequence genomic window, CCCGAATGGCAGATAAAAAAAGCGGTGTTAAAATTTTACCTCTAAAGGCAGATACAAAGGCAGAAAGGAAAGACGCTTGGCTGAAGTGAGAGACGCAAGAATGTTCTCATTGTCTATATCAGAAACATGATTGATCTTTGCTTCCACAAGCTCTGGAGCATTCTCTATCAGACAGAAGTCAATACAATAGAGGCATTCCATGTTCAAGTATTTCAAAGATGGTGTATTTATGACATagccgccaccaccaccacttctATTGTGGCTACCATCCACTTGCAAGGTAAGCCTCTGTAATGATGGCACATCAATAGTGTAAGTCCCCACATCAGAATTGCCAATTCGAACCACCACCAAATCTTGAAGCCTAGGGCATCCAGATAAAAGGTTGCAAACAGATGCTTCATCTTTGAATATCACGAGGCAGAGATGCAGCTCTCTAAGGGCACTGAAACAAACCCGAGAAGGAAAGTCTAAAAGAAGGTCCTGGCTGAGATTTAATACCTCCAGTGTATTGTTATAGCTACACAACACACTCGGAAACCTTACTCTCGTTTGATCCTCATGGAAGAGAACCATCACCAATTCGCGCACATGGCGTGAAAATGCGATTCCAATCACGAAACCAATATTCAAACGAGCACTTGTATTGTGAATGTACAAATACAAACTTTCCAGGAATGGAGCTTTATGCAAAATCAGTAACCTGTAAACATCCTCTGTAGAGAAATGGTCAATATCAGTATCAAAACTGAGCTTTGACACCATCTTCCAAACAGATCTCCACCGTTTAGACAAAACACTAGTGGCTATGATATCTTTTGTTGGAACATAAGACAATATATGCAGGAGCAACGCTTCAGGCAACTCACTGATTATATCCTTATTCATAACATCTTCAGTTCTCGAACTTTCACCATCAATTTTGctgtaacaaaataaaaatacaaattaactAAAGACATGGGTTTTAGGATCGTATCTTTACAGTTTTATTAAGACCAGAGATAATCGATATCCGACCAAAAGCGTATAAAAATTGGATTTCAAACAAAGAGAAATATACCGGTTTTGTTCCATTTCCGTGAACAGAAACAGCAATAATTCCTTCAGATTAAGAACCGCTCCGAACGCAAACACAAACACACGGATCTGACTAAAGCTTAGAGATGTTACTGgtgagaaagagaaaaagagaaaaacaaacagAGAAACGAGTACACTAGAAAGAATCTGGAGAGAAAGAAGACGAGAAGTCAAGGTCCAGAGGATACAGAGACCGACCGGTTTTCTTTTGGGTTCACAATCAAACCGAATCAAACATATTTGGTCTCGGCTAAGCTTGAGCATTAATTAACCAAAAgcgaagaaccgaaccgatttTACCTAATTCCGGTCCCATTCATGTACGCTGTATAAACCCTGGCCGTCTTTTGCATTGTATAACATTGTTGTTTATGTACGATTTGACGgacatacaatattttttaattaatttttatttttatttttatatttttaattaaattttatttttatatattttataaataataaagattttatatatttatttattttagattactttataattttatttttatactagTGATTTTCCCGggttctttttaatataaattttagtttaatttaatctattatattactatttgaatatatatatatatacaatgcatatctattgatttaaaaaaaacaaatataaaataaattttaaattattagaaTGGAAACgctaaaatattgaaaatatatattatattacttaaAAGTATAtgttgttgatttatatttttaaataaataaaaatttaattattggTCTTATAAGTTCTATTGAAgcttttcaattaattttattttccaaatgcGATATTTTTATTGCTTAGAACTACTtctttcaataaaattaaatgtttttatttgtttgaggaAGTATACTTTTGGTTTTGTTAATTTACTGCGTTTCATTTTTTGGCAGCATCCTTCTGTAAGAATACGGACTTTTCACCCAAATAAAATCggatgtaaatatatatactgcACTTTTACTTGTCGTCATTATTTTACtgtgaaagagaaaaaaaaatgatttaatggatactaaaattaaatgtttgaaATTAATGGATGATGTGGTAGCATTTGTTTATACaaagggctgggcaaaaaaatctaacccgaaaaaccgaaccgaattcgatccgaaaaagtagtaccaaatccaaaccgaaattaattaaatatccgaatgagttcaaatttttggtatttaaagaaccaaaaccaaaccgatccgaaccgaaatattttgagtacccgaatgtatccgaaataaattaatatacatatatattttaactatttgtagatttaatgtatattaaaaagcatctaaaatatatataatacttttaaattatccaaaacacttaaaaatatatacgaaTAGTTAAAAGTACATGtctaaatagttaaagtatactcaaaacaccaaaatacataaaatatatattgattttttatctaaatatccaaatcaaactaatttatatgttaagttttggTACTTTGACACATGTTAttgaaatttatatgtaatatattattttgtttataaattttgagaagtttaaagtatataatgaattttaaaattttgaaaataatttaaacgggttatccgaacccgaaccgaacccgcaagaATCCGagccgaacccgaaccgaaatttagaaatacccgaatggagctgaaatctttgaccccgaaaatccaaaatccgaatagacccgaaccgaaacccgaacgggtatccgaacgcccacccctaatacAAAGGTAGGTAGTTTCCAGATCAGGaaggagaaaaaaaagtttctgaGGCAATCCAGACCAAAAAGTAAAAACGGTCTATAATaatccccttattattaaaaGACAAGCAAATTTTCAGAATACCATTAAAATGCAACTTATTTACGAGCATGCCATTGCTGATGTGTCAGTTTGAGAGCTACTCTCAGCCTCTTTTTGATATAACCCATTGATTACTAGACAATTCACAGAAACTGCCACTGGCTTCACCATAAAATAAAACGTTCGCCAGTGTTATATACTTGCATATCATATTCTTTTATTACATTTATCACATGCCAATCAAACATATATCTACACGTAGACAATCAACTATAGCATATCAATGAGAAAAGCCTTATAATCAAACAAAAGCTACACGTCTTCCTCAAACGTAAAAAATTATCGAAGCATTTTGTTTATATTGCTcctcatattatatattacggTCTCATTGATGCTATATGTTATTtctaagaaatatatataatctcatGCTATATGTTCTTTatggtaaatatatatattaacttcattttatatcatgaaaaaatgaataatttttaatagatcTTTATTATATGGTCTATTTGTACGTCATACATTTGGTTTCAATATTCTTGATATGGACTAATTGTGAGTCAAAttctatgttatatataattgcaTTGAAATTTCAATCTTTTTCAGCAAGgggatttgttttgtttatttcttatttcttatAAGTAATATTGAATACTTTATTtcatattatgaaaaataaataaaaatggtattcaatatttgttaaatggtctatttttctttgaaatattgGACAATTATCTAAGCAGCTTATATTGTGAGGAATACTATATACGGGCTTTATGTTAATTTAATACTCATAAAGATTatgcaataaaaaaaattcttattgaTCATCACGCAAAATATCCTAcccaaattaaattataattgagGATTTTTCAATTCAATACTTCGAATCTATAAGCTTAATTTACGGGAAGATTAATTGCCATACCATATCTTAAATATTCTACCGTCATTTATGATTGGCTAAATTATAGGTAAATTTTGAATTCAATATAGACACATCTATAAGCTTAACTTACGAAAAGATTAATTGCCGTTTGATTTCTTAAATATCCTACTGTTCTTTATGATTGGCTAAATTATAGTTAATGCAAAATTGTGTAGTGATCatgattttttgaaattatataagaGACGTAACATTTACTGAAATTCTGCCAATCTTGGATTAATACGGTACATCACGAACCTATTTTAGGATAGTATGCGTATGCAAATCTTAAATTTCAGCAATTAGTTTGTTTGTCTTTAATTCACATATATTACAATTCCTTATTTGCATATCTCATTAACAATCGCAGACCATTGGTTCCTCTATATAAGGTGTTTCTTATATGCTTATACACTACCATCCAATTCTAAAACTTCTCCTACTGTACCCACTTTTAACGTTCTTATCATGGCTGGTTTGGTTTTTGTTGCTTATTTGAAAATAAGTTAAGCTGACatactttttttcttaataGGATTCTTAACAATGAATTTTAGAAGACGGTATTCATTGCAGTTGTTGTTTTTCAGTTatttggatttgttttcttAGAATTTGTTGCTTTCCTACTTTACTTATATTTCCCtatgtttggttttatattttattcatatgtTATATTATGAAAACAATTATGCTACTGATTACTGTTTCATTTTATCTTATAACTGCACCTAAGTTTATATATGGCTGTCCTTACGCTTATAAACCACTTAAACTTCTATACTTCAATTATACTTCACCAATACAAAAGTTATAAGAAAATAGAAGCTAACCTTATATATAGGAATCGAGAGATCATGGTTGGCTATTTACAAACTGTTTGTGGCCAAAAGGTTTGGCAGAGAAAA contains:
- the LOC130503292 gene encoding FBD-associated F-box protein At3g49020-like, with the translated sequence MEQNRKIDGESSRTEDVMNKDIISELPEALLLHILSYVPTKDIIATSVLSKRWRSVWKMVSKLSFDTDIDHFSTEDVYRLLILHKAPFLESLYLYIHNTSARLNIGFVIGIAFSRHVRELVMVLFHEDQTRVRFPSVLCSYNNTLEVLNLSQDLLLDFPSRVCFSALRELHLCLVIFKDEASVCNLLSGCPRLQDLVVVRIGNSDVGTYTIDVPSLQRLTLQVDGSHNRSGGGGGYVINTPSLKYLNMECLYCIDFCLIENAPELVEAKINHVSDIDNENILASLTSAKRLSFLPLYLPLEVKF